The DNA segment TAAACCACTTGACTAGCCCCattgccaaacaccgtctcctcattgactgcctgatgcttgtgaactcgtggttggggattctgtgccattgctcttgcaaggcagtgcCAAGAACCTGCAAATTccgaggttggttcctaagaccacgaagccttctcccaagtgtgctctattggattaaggtcaggggaccttgATGGCCAGTCCATGGCGTTgattacagcattttgaaggaaattttgtGTCAATATTTTGCTATGCGGccaagcattatcatgctggaactgtagacctgggccatgagcacCTGGCCgtggtaagcagcagctgtgaggtttccacggatgactaAAAGTCgagaacggttgttcccacagaaagcaccccacaccacacCCGAATCTGttgacttcctgtacacaacattgggcatactgttcacgacgtcgtcttcagtctctatgcctgccgtccaCAAATCTGAgcgtaaacctggattcatcgctaaagacgactcgattccagtctctctgggtccactGGAGGTTatgttgggcccacagcagacgttgacgttaaTGAAATGGCTTCAATATTGCCCACGATATGACATTGAGAATACAGATTGGCAGCCAGCAACCGATTctgaatggtctgtgaggactgtcggcctctaaacatctcagccctggttcgtgtagctggcagaaatctgtcatgtAAGTGAtgtaggacgatttgacagtCTTCTGGTCCTGACATCACATGTGGACAACCCAACCTGTGGTGCCAGTTTCTTGTAGACGACCtcacaagtcatacacagtacgacggctgcatcccattgctcttgcgacgacagtagttcacgttgcacatttgacaatcatggcatataaagtaccgttagaactgtggtttaaaagtgcttttttcagttcttGAGTCCAATGCAGacatgtgcaaatgaagaaCACTTCCATGCAAAGATCATGTGATCGACTGCAGGTGCAAAACCAGATTTGGCACTGTCATTTGCACAacaaatggatgggtttgagtgggttttccTAACGTTTTCCTAGAGTCAAAAaaatagggatcccatttcggatacatagatatattataagacaaaaattattcattatttttaaaaattacattttgtgaagtttctttcttGGCTCAGTATAGTTCATAGCAGGTTGTGAATTGTTCATCACACAACAAAGGAACGGGTTTTCATTTTAGGCCTAGGAAAATATCTATATTTGTAGACTCCACATTGTCCCCAAAACCTCATGCTATAAAACAGAAGACTAAGCATTCAAATTTGGCACAAAGATAGGTTGATTATTAATCTTAATGGTGTATTTTAGGTTCTGGGGTTTATACAGCAATAACTTAAACTTAAATGTTTTTGCATCTTTGTGGAAACATAGTCGAAGCTAGGCACTGTTTAATAGGCTCATGGGCTTTTATAACACCAGAACTGAAACATACTTGGTAGACATACATTACGCACAAGTTTTTATTTTACAGCATCAAAAggtgtatttgtatgtgtgtgcgtgcgtgtgcatggCTCCAAAATATGTGTATGCTGTTTTAAGTGGAGATAGTGTTGATACCCTCaggtaacatattttttttttacttttgaaTATTAACCTCAAGTGGATTTACTAAATAAAACTTCAATGCATTAAAAATCTTGTTACTTTAAAAATCTTTTTTCATTGAcgaattaatattttttttggtAAAATCCTGTTTGTTTGAAGTTACTTACCATGTCAAATCCTACATACTACCTTGAAAATACTGGTTTATCTCATGTCAGTACTGAAACATCATTATAAAATAAACATACTAAATAATGTAAttaaacaatttacttttaagaGAACCTTCACTGACATAACGTTTTACAGATGGTGCCACAAGGGGGTGccacttgtcaaacaaatgttttaaGTGAAATTCATAGGACGTTTTCACTGCTAACAGTCCATAATGCTTGTGCTTATCCTCTGACGTTGCTAATGTCTAAGGTCTGCATATCTTTGTCAGTTTGTCCTCAAACTGAAATACAATACTGACGGACACACCATAGATTTCCTCCCATCTCACTGTACCTCCTTTAAATTTAaattggtttatttgttactattacAATTATGTGTATTCTGAAACTAATGTGaggagtgagttaagttttacgccgcactcagcaatattccagctacatggccatggtctgcaaataatgaagtctggaccagacaatccagtgatcaacagcatgagcatcggtctgagcaattgggaactgatgacatgtgtcaaccaagtcagtaggTCTGACAACCGAAACTTTTaatcgcctcttaagacaagcagaAGGTtgaagggttgctgaaggccttttctactcCAGACTTTCATGAGTCACTAATCTGAGGAATATCATATGAATGGATAAAGGCAAATGCACACTCAACATAATTACTGTGCTACAATCAAGCTATATCACTCCTGTCTGTACACAAAGGAAATCTAGTTTCTCACATCCAGTGGTAGATGGTATGGGTACTTATCAGTGGCAGACAGAGTAAGCCCAACTCCCATCTTCATCATATCAACAAACAAGACAAACACTCACTGATAAAAGTCTTTAATCAAGAGGAGCACTGCACACTATCATCCATCATCCTATGAACGGGACTTCTGTTTCTTTTTGCGGTTTTGTTTTGCTACCTCCAACAAATCAAAGTCACTCGCCTTTTCCAGTGGCTTCTCAAGGTCGTACTCCATGAGCTGATTGTAGTATACAGGTAGCTTAAAATCAGTTCCGACCACAAAGAACGGACGTTTTTTAATGGCTATATTCCCACCCATTGCTGTGAGGTAAGTTGGCCTCCTTGGCTTTGTATCCTTCAACCTGAAGTGAAGCCTGCTTGGAATCATTAACCAGTTCTGTACAACGGCTACATAACGATCTGTGAATGGTTCTAAATAGATTCTTCTAATACTTCTTCTGCTAACAGCAtttatgaacaacatgagcgtgCTCCCGAACACGAAATAGCCCATTGCTGTAGCCGCAGGATGTGAAATGGACAGATTTGATGGGATGTCTGCGGAATTCATCACAACAATTGCCGCAGCTCCGATAACAGTTGGAATTGTCATTGTGTAGATGAACAGCTGGCTCCAGAATACGATTTTGTTCATGTTGTTTTCGTAAATCAACTGAAACTCTTCACTGACTTGGTCCTTGCCATACTGGGGGCGAAATGTCCGAGACTTCTTCGAGGTCAGGAGTTTCCACCTCACAAATACTTTGTTGACACTCGGCTTCCACAGTCTATTTGCTGTTGTGTCACTCCTAACCTGTAACaaatacgagtgagtgagtgagtgagtgagtgagtgagtgagtgagtgagtgagtgcgtgtgtgcatgcatgagtgagtgagtgaaacaaacccaggtctttggtgtgacaagcagacactttaacAACAAGGCTACCAAATAAGGAATCTCTATCAACAGGGTTGATCACagttactgtaaatatattctgggaaagaaacctttcaaaatttccCCACAAAACCACAGGACCAGTTAGTGGACAATAATTAGTGGTCATGTCTGCACTTCACTGGtccaaaataatatttgttgaTTTACTTCAACTGTCAATGCCAAATTCACTGGCCACCAACACCACTGCAAGCTTAACATATAGTGGTCCTGACGAATTTTTACAAGCCAGGGACAACTCAACCGACATAACTTTCTCATATTGTACATACTGtattagactaacaactagtctctgaaatgaacatattttactggaaAAAATGTCATAGTAaacttaaaataataaaatgaaataaaatggagccctgagacttgattcattttcagaagctaaggaaatctagacttgccacattttctagacttatgtgggctttcatggatatatttgcttcagggccTGTATGATTTACTTAACTATCACTGCCAAATTCACTGGCCTCCTGCACCAGTGCAAACTTTACATATAGTGGTCCTGATGAATTTTTACTAGTCAGGGACCACTAGACCAGTGTAAAtttctcacattgtacatacTGTATTCACTAGTAAGGCTGCAAGGAATCCACCAAATCtacatttgctcactttcaaaATGGCAAAGTGTATTCATGGGACTATGAACCTGCCTGGCTTGGATATACTCCAGTTTGCATATCTAATATCAATTTCAATAAACAAGTTAATaatttggtatcaaacaagcaaaagcaAGTTTGATATTAATCTTTCACAAGttcaataaaaatggtatttcactgaAGTAAgtgtaatattctgtttattacataattattagaaacataaattgatagaaactgcggcAAAAGTGCCTATAGTGTGATGACTCTCAGCTGTCCGCAAGTCAAACAAGGTCTAGTACCATTGTGACAGCTGCATtggcattgtgatgtcataactgtGAAGCATTATGATGTCATGCGTCTAGTGGTATTACACTATTGCCATAATATTACacattgccgtaaaaatatcacactgcagtatcttccacaggCAAGTAATAATGTGGCAGTATACAGTAACTATCCAGTGATTCAGTATTGATAAGAAAAATCTTCCAGATCCAATCCAAACAGCCTTAAAAAGGAGGAGACTAAATGAGTAAATTccacaaaatgtttttcattcaggactgtttttgtttttgcttgcaTGGCCATGTTTACAACTCAATCCATTAAaatgtgagtatggttttatgggcttcagacactgtacccatgtgggaaatcgaacctaaGTTTTCAGCGTGACAGATGTATGCtctaatcactaggctaccacaaCTCAGAAAGATCCTAGATTGCAAAAGGTCAAGTCAATTACACTTTGTTGAAGAACAATATCAGAATGGGCAAGTACCTTTTTACTTCTAGATCATCTCACAGTGTTAAGATTTGAGACACATGAACAGTTGAAATTGTTGGCTGGACTCTGAGCTAATTTCACCTATAAAATCcacttgatttgtttgttgttaaatgccacaagcatgggttgctggagacccaCTTTAACCTGCATTCTCAAAGGTACTCAAGCATCTGTTATAATGACAAGTACAGGGAGCCTAGGGGTTCCTGGAATTCCCATTTATTCTGGCATTCCAACAGCGATACAAAGTAGAATGATTACCTGAAGACCTGAAAACAGTCTGTATGTCTGAACCCGAGGGTTGCACACCCTCATACAGCAGAGGGCTCGGAGTAGAATCATTGTCTGTCAGATTCACCTGTCAGTGATACAAAATTATGGTTCTTGTTACATAGAATCAAAACAGCACAAGCAAATATCAATCAGATTATTACTAATtgtttgaagtgagtgagtgagtttagttttacgccacactcagcaatattccagctacatggcagcggtatgtaaataatcgagtctggaccagacaatccagtgatcaacaacatgagcatcgatctgcgcaattgggaaccaatgccatgagtcaaccaagtcagcgagtctgaccacccgatcccggtagtcgcctcttaagacaagcatagtcgccttttatggcaagcatgggttgctgaaggc comes from the Haliotis asinina isolate JCU_RB_2024 chromosome 12, JCU_Hal_asi_v2, whole genome shotgun sequence genome and includes:
- the LOC137257668 gene encoding uncharacterized protein — its product is MILLRALCCMRVCNPRVQTYRLFSGLQVRSDTTANRLWKPSVNKVFVRWKLLTSKKSRTFRPQYGKDQVSEEFQLIYENNMNKIVFWSQLFIYTMTIPTVIGAAAIVVMNSADIPSNLSISHPAATAMGYFVFGSTLMLFINAVSRRSIRRIYLEPFTDRYVAVVQNWLMIPSRLHFRLKDTKPRRPTYLTAMGGNIAIKKRPFFVVGTDFKLPVYYNQLMEYDLEKPLEKASDFDLLEVAKQNRKKKQKSRS